The following proteins are co-located in the Apium graveolens cultivar Ventura chromosome 5, ASM990537v1, whole genome shotgun sequence genome:
- the LOC141724775 gene encoding O-fucosyltransferase 6-like isoform X1 yields MDYVGNAITDKGDISRSWSKYFYGCCKASNDFAKAEEITQENRYLCIATSGGLNQQRTGVATMVEEKRRKMNWANYVEDERPRYVKK; encoded by the exons ATG GATTATGTTGGCAATGCAATAACTGATAAAGGTGATATTTCGAGATCGTGGTCCAAATACTTTTATGGATGCTGCAAGGCCAGCAATGACTTTGCAA AAGCTGAAGAAATCACACAGGAGAATCGGTACTTGTGCATTGCAACCAGTGGTGGTTTAAACCAACAAAGAACTGGG GTTGCTACTATGGTGGAGGAGAAAAGGAGAAAAATGAATTGGGCAAATTACGTAGAAG ATGAGCGACCCAGATATGTCAAGAAGTAA
- the LOC141724775 gene encoding O-fucosyltransferase 6-like isoform X3, giving the protein MDYVGNAITDKGDISRSWSKYFYGCCKASNDFAKAEEITQENRYLCIATSGGLNQQRTGVATMVEEKRRKMNWANYVEGGKHCT; this is encoded by the exons ATG GATTATGTTGGCAATGCAATAACTGATAAAGGTGATATTTCGAGATCGTGGTCCAAATACTTTTATGGATGCTGCAAGGCCAGCAATGACTTTGCAA AAGCTGAAGAAATCACACAGGAGAATCGGTACTTGTGCATTGCAACCAGTGGTGGTTTAAACCAACAAAGAACTGGG GTTGCTACTATGGTGGAGGAGAAAAGGAGAAAAATGAATTGGGCAAATTACGTAGAAGGTGGAAAACACTGCACATAA